In Monodelphis domestica isolate mMonDom1 chromosome 3, mMonDom1.pri, whole genome shotgun sequence, the following proteins share a genomic window:
- the FCER2 gene encoding low affinity immunoglobulin epsilon Fc receptor isoform X1, giving the protein MEPEAKWNGSSDQVEFSRMSPRSQGFTKLPGQKTCGKSVLLFTFVLLISAALWGTLLFLFITRYQEIVQDLGKLRESCVYHNDSGILTVIGQLQETQLNLKTNVPQLSKTLNKLQEDQTTLKSKASQFSQQLNRFEEDGTAFRSQVLNEKNTATQAREKLQEEIQKLWIEFQRANGWTVLPSPPSPNLTASQLSQGLNRLEDHTAMPTQGSICTKCPENWQVFQKKCYFFGKEPKTWAQAKYACINLQGRLVSIKSREEQVFLNRNANKKGSWIGLRDLDIEGIFLWMDGSSLNYTNWGRGEPNNQGQGEDCVAMRGTSGLWNDANCRGQQDSWICEKLATC; this is encoded by the exons GATTCACTAAGCTGCCCGGCCAGAAGACCTGTGGAAAGAGTGTACTTCTCTTTACCTTTGTGCTACTGATCTCTGCGGCCCTGTGGGGAACACTCCTATTCTTGTTCATAACTCGGT ACCAAGAGATAGTCCAGGACTTGGGGAAGCTTCGGGAGTCCTGTGTGTATCATAATG ATTCTGGGATATTGACTGTCATTGGACAGCTACAAGAGACACAGCTGAACCTCAAAACCAATG TTCCTCAGCTCTCCAAGACCctgaacaaactccaggaagatCAGACAACCCTGAAATCTAAAG CTTCTCAGTTCTCTCAACAACTGAACAGATTTGAAGAAGACGGCACAGCCTTCAGGTCTCAGG TGCTGAATGAGAAGAACACTGCTACTCAGGCTCGGGAAAAACTGCAAGAAGAGATTCAGAAGCTTTGGATTGAATTCCAAAGGGCAAATG GATGGAcagttctcccctctcccccttccccaaatcTCACAGCTTCTCAGCTCTCCCAAGGACTGAACAGGCTTGAAGATCACACAGCCATGCCAACCCAGG GCTCTATCTGCACAAAGTGCCCAGAAAACTGGCAAGTGTTCCAGAAAAAATGCTACTTCTTTGGGAAGGAGCCTAAGACATGGGCCCAGGCCAAGTATGCCTGCATCAATCTTCAGGGTCGGCTAGTCAGCATCAAAAGCAGAGAAGAGCAG GTTTTTCTAAACCGCAATGCCAACAAGAAGGGTTCCTGGATTGGCCTCCGGGATCTGGATATAGAAGGCATATTTTTATGGATGGATGGGAGTTCCTTGAACTACAC CAACTGGGGCCGAGGAGAACCCAACAACCAGGGTCAGGGGGAAGACTGTGTGGCAATGCGTGGTACCAGTGGCCTCTGGAATGATGCCAACTGCCGGGGGCAACAGGATAGCTGGATCTGTGAGAAGCTAGCCACGTGCTAA
- the FCER2 gene encoding low affinity immunoglobulin epsilon Fc receptor isoform X2, with amino-acid sequence MEPEAKWNGSSDQVEFSRMSPRSQGFTKLPGQKTCGKSVLLFTFVLLISAALWGTLLFLFITRYQEIVQDLGKLRESCVYHNDSGILTVIGQLQETQLNLKTNVPQLSKTLNKLQEDQTTLKSKASQFSQQLNRFEEDGTAFRSQVLNEKNTATQAREKLQEEIQKLWIEFQRANGSICTKCPENWQVFQKKCYFFGKEPKTWAQAKYACINLQGRLVSIKSREEQVFLNRNANKKGSWIGLRDLDIEGIFLWMDGSSLNYTNWGRGEPNNQGQGEDCVAMRGTSGLWNDANCRGQQDSWICEKLATC; translated from the exons GATTCACTAAGCTGCCCGGCCAGAAGACCTGTGGAAAGAGTGTACTTCTCTTTACCTTTGTGCTACTGATCTCTGCGGCCCTGTGGGGAACACTCCTATTCTTGTTCATAACTCGGT ACCAAGAGATAGTCCAGGACTTGGGGAAGCTTCGGGAGTCCTGTGTGTATCATAATG ATTCTGGGATATTGACTGTCATTGGACAGCTACAAGAGACACAGCTGAACCTCAAAACCAATG TTCCTCAGCTCTCCAAGACCctgaacaaactccaggaagatCAGACAACCCTGAAATCTAAAG CTTCTCAGTTCTCTCAACAACTGAACAGATTTGAAGAAGACGGCACAGCCTTCAGGTCTCAGG TGCTGAATGAGAAGAACACTGCTACTCAGGCTCGGGAAAAACTGCAAGAAGAGATTCAGAAGCTTTGGATTGAATTCCAAAGGGCAAATG GCTCTATCTGCACAAAGTGCCCAGAAAACTGGCAAGTGTTCCAGAAAAAATGCTACTTCTTTGGGAAGGAGCCTAAGACATGGGCCCAGGCCAAGTATGCCTGCATCAATCTTCAGGGTCGGCTAGTCAGCATCAAAAGCAGAGAAGAGCAG GTTTTTCTAAACCGCAATGCCAACAAGAAGGGTTCCTGGATTGGCCTCCGGGATCTGGATATAGAAGGCATATTTTTATGGATGGATGGGAGTTCCTTGAACTACAC CAACTGGGGCCGAGGAGAACCCAACAACCAGGGTCAGGGGGAAGACTGTGTGGCAATGCGTGGTACCAGTGGCCTCTGGAATGATGCCAACTGCCGGGGGCAACAGGATAGCTGGATCTGTGAGAAGCTAGCCACGTGCTAA